A section of the Carya illinoinensis cultivar Pawnee chromosome 12, C.illinoinensisPawnee_v1, whole genome shotgun sequence genome encodes:
- the LOC122289488 gene encoding uncharacterized protein LOC122289488: MALLSALLEILRRPTMVGMLSELMMFITPLWMAVIVGVLVGWAWKPRWAKNLGNCYVSKDALPASPASSMTTCFASIPILKLNTLKFQLPSCVSWTADDKESLSLPPAATKSDSSLSQHDAEKSAWVTEEDLEHICRLVEESDGGPAWIQMMDRSTPSMSYQAWRRDPETGPPQYRSRTLFEDATPELVREFFWDDEFRVKWDDMLIHATTLEECPTTGNMLVQWVRKFPFFCSDREYIIGRRIWQSGRSYYCVTKGVPSSLVPRRNKPRRVDLYYSSWCIRAVESKRDGQLTACEVLLFHHEDMGIPWEIAKLGVRQGMWGAVKKIDPGLRAYQKQRASGAPLSRCAFMAQINTKVSADYVRSLENNSSDSSEVEKQDSSGNQKEKNIPKLLIVGGAILLACSLDRGLLTKAVIFGVARRFGRIGRRL, translated from the exons ATGGCCTTGCTTTCGGCTTTATTGGAGATTTTGCGGAGACCCACAATGGTGGGTATGCTAAGCGAGCTCATGATGTTCATAACGCCTCTGTGGATGGCGGTTATTGTTGGGGTTTTGGTTGGATGGGCATGGAAGCCCAGATGGGCCAAGAATCTGGGCAATTGCTACGTGTCCAAGGACGCTTTGCCAGCGTCACCGGCCTCATCGATGACCACGTGTTTCGCTTCCATTCCAATCTTGAAGTTGAACACCTTGAAGTTTCAGCTGCCCAGCTGCGTTTCTTGGACTGCCGATGATAAGGAGAGTCTCTCTTTGCCACCCGCTGCCACCAAATCTGATTCCAG TTTGTCACAGCACGATGCTGAAAAATCGGCTTGGGTGACGGAAGAGGATTTAGAGCACATATGCCGGCTAGTTGAGGAAAGTGATGGTGGCCCTGCTTGGATTCAGATGATGGACCGTTCTACCCCTAGTATGAGCTATCAAGCTTGGCGTAGAGACCCTGAG ACTGGCCCTCCACAATATCGGAGTAGGACCTTGTTTGAGGATGCTACTCCTGAGTTGGTGAGggaattcttttgggatgacgAGTTTCGAGTAAAGTGGGATGACATGCTTATACATGCTACAACCTTGGAAGAGTGTCCCACTACAGGAAACATGCTGGTGCAGTGGGTGCGAAAG TTCCCCTTCTTTTGTAGTGATAGAGAGTATATAATAGGCCGTCGAATCTGGCAATCTGGACGATCTTACTACTGTGTAACAAAG GGAGTACCCAGCTCCTTGGTGCCAAGGCGCAACAAACCTAGACGTGTTGATTTGTACTATTCAAGTTGGTGCATTCGTGCAG TTGAATCGAAGAGAGATGGCCAGTTGACTGCATGTGAGGTGTTGCTATTTCATCATGAAGATATGGGTATACCATGGGAGATTGCAAAGCTTGGGGTTCGTCAAGGCATGTGGGGTGCTGTAAAGAAGATTGACCCCGGTTTACGCGCATATCAAAAGCAGAGAGCATCTGGAGCCCCACTATCACGTTGTGCTTTCATGGCCCAGATCAACACCAAGGTCAGTGCAGACTACGTGAGATCATTGGAAAACAACAGCAGTGATTCGTCTGAGGTTGAAAAGCAAGACTCATCTGGGAACCAAAAGGAGAAAAACATACCCAAGCTTCTAATTGTTGGTGGAGCAATCCTCCTTGCCTGTAGCCTTGACCGGGGGCTCTTGACTAAGGCAGTTATATTTGGAGTAGCCAGAAGGTTTGGGAGAATTGGAAGGAGGTTGTGA